The Pseudomonas azotoformans genome has a segment encoding these proteins:
- a CDS encoding phasin family protein, with protein MAVKKTTQKEGSSWVGEVEKYSRKIWLAGLGVYSKVSSDGGKYFETLVKDGEKAEKLTKTTVGKKVEAAKATAGSAKSSISDTWGKLEETFDKRLNSAISRLGVPSKAELKTLHSKVDTLTKQIEKLTGAKVAPAKTAAAKPAAKPAAKTAAAKPAAKSAAKPLVKAAAKPAAKAPAKAAAKPAAKPAAKTAAAKPAAKPAAKPVAAKAAAKPAAKPAAKAAAKPAAKPAAKTAAAKPAAKPAAAKPAAKPAAAKPAAKPAAAKPAAKPAAAKKPAVAKKPAAPKPAVAAKPATAPTASTANSVSAPTPAAVTPTATPATPTPSSQS; from the coding sequence ATGGCTGTTAAAAAGACTACTCAGAAAGAAGGCAGCTCGTGGGTCGGGGAAGTTGAAAAATATTCCCGTAAGATCTGGCTTGCTGGTTTAGGCGTGTACTCGAAGGTTAGCAGTGACGGCGGCAAATACTTCGAGACTTTGGTCAAGGACGGCGAGAAGGCCGAGAAGTTGACCAAAACCACGGTTGGTAAAAAAGTTGAAGCCGCCAAGGCAACTGCCGGCTCCGCCAAGTCGAGCATTTCTGACACGTGGGGCAAGTTGGAAGAAACTTTCGACAAGCGCCTTAACAGTGCCATTTCGCGACTGGGCGTGCCGAGCAAGGCAGAGCTGAAGACGCTGCACAGCAAGGTCGATACCCTGACCAAGCAAATCGAAAAACTGACCGGCGCTAAAGTGGCTCCCGCGAAAACGGCTGCTGCAAAACCGGCTGCCAAGCCTGCGGCTAAAACCGCAGCGGCCAAACCGGCTGCGAAATCGGCCGCCAAGCCTCTGGTAAAAGCGGCCGCCAAACCTGCTGCCAAGGCTCCTGCCAAAGCAGCGGCTAAACCAGCCGCCAAGCCTGCGGCAAAAACCGCCGCTGCCAAACCGGCCGCCAAGCCTGCCGCTAAACCAGTTGCCGCTAAAGCTGCTGCCAAGCCAGCCGCCAAACCAGCAGCCAAGGCCGCCGCTAAACCAGCCGCCAAGCCTGCGGCCAAAACTGCAGCTGCAAAACCCGCTGCCAAGCCAGCCGCTGCGAAACCTGCAGCCAAGCCGGCCGCCGCGAAACCGGCTGCCAAGCCTGCTGCAGCCAAGCCCGCGGCAAAACCAGCCGCCGCGAAGAAGCCAGCGGTAGCAAAAAAACCAGCAGCACCCAAGCCTGCTGTTGCGGCCAAGCCTGCTACTGCGCCGACCGCTTCCACAGCCAACTCGGTGTCCGCACCGACCCCTGCTGCTGTGACCCCGACTGCAACGCCGGCAACCCCGACGCCATCCAGTCAGTCCTGA
- a CDS encoding fimbrial protein — MYLRSIPLLLAMTGGLASFSAQAATTGTLTFAGQVDAGTCNLAAGDENRTLTLPTIKISDLDATPSAGQLDFEVSADCESDIRNVIFLFTGTPSAGNGELFANTGGSKGTALLLAHRAPALSTIPANGTPDQRSRTVATSGNKAVLALAAAYHKTGEAITQGSLASAVTVSITYN, encoded by the coding sequence ATGTACCTACGCAGCATTCCCCTTCTGTTGGCAATGACCGGCGGGCTCGCCAGCTTCAGCGCCCAGGCCGCGACAACCGGCACCTTGACCTTTGCCGGGCAGGTCGACGCCGGCACCTGCAACCTGGCCGCCGGCGACGAGAACCGCACCCTTACCTTGCCAACCATCAAGATTTCCGACCTGGACGCGACCCCCTCCGCCGGGCAGCTCGATTTCGAGGTCTCCGCCGACTGTGAATCCGATATCCGCAACGTGATCTTCCTGTTTACCGGCACGCCCTCAGCGGGCAATGGCGAGTTATTTGCCAATACCGGTGGCTCGAAAGGCACCGCGCTGTTACTGGCGCATCGCGCACCCGCGCTTTCAACCATCCCGGCCAATGGCACCCCTGACCAGCGCAGCCGAACGGTTGCAACCAGCGGCAACAAAGCTGTCCTTGCGCTTGCAGCGGCTTACCATAAAACCGGTGAAGCCATCACTCAAGGCAGCTTGGCCAGCGCTGTGACCGTGTCTATCACTTACAACTGA
- a CDS encoding fimbrial protein: MKHSIKFVLTVLSLPLTAQAYCDRYPDSTLTLNLPATITVPDSLPDGSLITSQAFSGPSPAFVANCPVAVRRWYVGRYPDQRYPGSLIYRTEVPGIGVRISLMWADGANEAFFAIHTQPPQQVYGKIPSYTSATAHFYKMGPVTDGTIPAGNLWEHRWIHTPEVYRLDLGNAVRFVRPAATCDLAAGDVNRTITLPTIQASALKDVVYAGVHDFELTAQCSDAANVTFRFSGTPAPGNPLLFDNTGTAGGVDLWLYSRLNGVPQTISANEERTVAVSGDRAVLPLSAAYHKNGTVSQGSLASTATVNITYN; this comes from the coding sequence ATGAAACACTCCATCAAATTCGTTTTGACAGTACTGAGCCTGCCGCTGACCGCCCAAGCGTATTGCGATCGGTATCCAGACTCAACGCTGACCCTCAACCTGCCGGCGACCATCACGGTGCCGGACAGCCTGCCTGACGGAAGCCTCATCACCAGCCAGGCATTCAGCGGTCCTTCTCCGGCCTTCGTCGCCAATTGCCCTGTGGCTGTGCGCCGATGGTATGTCGGGCGATACCCGGACCAGCGATACCCAGGCTCCCTCATCTACCGCACCGAAGTCCCCGGTATTGGCGTACGCATTTCCCTGATGTGGGCCGACGGCGCCAACGAAGCGTTCTTCGCCATTCACACCCAGCCGCCCCAGCAGGTATACGGCAAGATCCCCAGCTACACCTCTGCGACGGCGCACTTTTACAAAATGGGGCCTGTCACAGACGGAACGATCCCGGCCGGAAACCTCTGGGAGCACCGCTGGATACACACCCCAGAGGTTTACCGTCTTGACCTCGGCAACGCGGTGCGCTTTGTCAGGCCCGCCGCCACCTGCGACCTGGCCGCCGGTGACGTCAACCGCACAATCACGCTCCCCACGATACAAGCCAGCGCCTTGAAGGACGTTGTCTACGCGGGCGTACATGACTTCGAGCTGACCGCCCAGTGCAGCGACGCGGCCAACGTCACATTCCGTTTCAGCGGCACCCCGGCGCCGGGCAACCCCCTGCTCTTCGACAACACCGGCACTGCCGGCGGCGTAGACCTGTGGCTGTACTCACGCCTCAACGGCGTGCCCCAGACCATCAGCGCCAACGAGGAACGCACCGTGGCGGTGTCCGGCGACCGCGCGGTCTTGCCACTTAGCGCCGCGTATCACAAAAACGGCACGGTCAGCCAAGGCTCCCTGGCCAGTACCGCCACCGTCAACATCACCTACAACTGA